GAGCGATAAAACAGATCCTCATTCAGACGGCAGGTGACGTTTTGCCTGACTTTGAGTTTGTATCCTACAAAGACAATTGTTACTCCTTTCTACGACAACGTAAACTGCACCCTTTTACAGTTTACGAAATTCTCCACCTATCCTTCACGCTCCGTGGTAAAAACGTTTCCTGCTCGATTGCATCCAGGCTCAATCCGGGATGCCTTTTTTTTAGCGAATACAACACCGGGCTGCTAAATCCGCACCGAGACTTGAAAATGTTGAAGCCTACTTCAGGTGCTTTGCCTATCCAGGATGCCTACTATTTCCATAATGGACAAGTTGAAACCACCACACTGGTTGTGAAAGAAATCTTTGACGACTTTAAAGAATACGGTCTCCCCTTTCTTGACAAACAAATGGAACAACTAACTTCAAATTCTATTGTTAAACTGGGCTTAGCCTACATAGACGGGTTACAAATTGACAAACAGCAACTGAAAGCCGGGATCACAGAGGAACTGAATAAAGGTGGATATTTACTTTCTAGTATACAACACCCGATTTATATTGACCTTAAAGAGAAATTGCTGTCTGTAAGCGGCCAAAGCCGTGAAGACAGACGACTCATACCGAAGACTGCACACGAGTTATTGGAGCTGTATTGGATGAGATGAAACGAGCACGGGTCAGGTGTAGGCCTTGGGTAGTAGTCAGCGGTTGGTGGTTTGGATATAGCTTCTCGGTTACTCAGGTACTCCGTTTGCGGTAAGCGGGTTTTAATACATTGATGATACTGTATCCATACTCTATCCCTACACGATCCAGGAGGGAGGTGAGGCGTGTTTGGGAGTGACCGATAACGTCGCGGAAAGTCGGAGACGTTTGCACTGCGGAGCGGGTGTGGCTGCACGCCGTTAGCTACGGGATGTGGTTTTGATACATTCGTGATACTCTATCCATACTCTATCCCTACACGATCCAGGATGGTGAGGCGTGTTTTGGAGTGGGCGATAGTGTTGCGCAACGTCGGGGACGATTGTGCAGCGGATTTGTTCTTGGCAGGTGTTGCGGAGCGGGGTGTTTCTTCGGTTTTGAATAACGGAGCGGTCCTCTGAAAAGCATTATCAGGAATTGAAAAATGTTCAGATCTGGATTCGGTACTTAAATCGGATTTTCTGCGTTTACGGTTACACTCGTGATGCTAGTGGTATCCTACATTCGCTTATAGAAATACACACACTGATAACATTCGTGTTCTGCATTCCCGAATTGCGTAAAGGCGAAAGTAACTTGAACCGCAGAGAACAGGGGCTTCCAACGTGATATGGTGGTTAAGTCGTTGACCAGGTTTCCGTTTTTTGATTACTTTAGCCCTGGCGGAGCCGTCTCAGTTCCATAACCCAACAAACTGCGTGCGGCCGCTAAAGGTTGGCAAACATTATACTAAATGAACCATGAAAATTAATGTACTATCTTTTGTAATTTTCATTAGTTGCATCTCATGTGCTCAAAATATAACAATTGTCAGCCCATGGTTAAAAGCAAACATTTTAGCAACAAATACAACCGATTATTTAACTGCAAAGGACCTCAACGGAAATTGGCTACAGATTGACCAGAATAGTGATGGCGAAATTCAAATTGAAGAAGCCCTAAACGTGAGCTACTATTTTGACGCCAATCTTGGTGCTGTCACTAGTTTTGAAGGCTTGAATAGTTTCGCAAATTTAGAATATCTGACTCTCGCGTATAACCAAGTGCCTACGGATCTGGACCTGAGCGGACTAGATAAACTAAAATACTTGTTTTGTTACTACAACAGCTTAACGGGTGTAAATCTGGAAGGGTGTGTTTCTTTGGAAACAATCAACCTGAATTTGAATTATGTAACCTCTTTAGATGTTAGCGAACTGCAGGCGCTTCAAATATTGAATTGTCAGAATAACTATTTGACGACTTTGGACATAAGTGCTTGTAGTGCATTAAATAGTTTAAGCTGTTATAATAACTCCCTTTCGAACTTAAATATTAACAACGGAGTTAACTGGATACCATTTGACGGTACGTCAGGAAATTTTATCGGATTTGGTAATACTTCCATTAGTCAAGTATGCACCAACCTGGCCTCGGTGCCACTTATAGCAGACTATTATTCGCCGTATACGTCAAACGTCACAGACTGTACAACTTTAGATTCAAAAGAAAGTATGGTGAGTGAAGTGAAATTTTATCCAAATCCAGCAAAAGATAAAATTTTTTTCACTGAACAAA
This genomic interval from Flavobacterium sp. HJ-32-4 contains the following:
- a CDS encoding T9SS type A sorting domain-containing protein produces the protein MKINVLSFVIFISCISCAQNITIVSPWLKANILATNTTDYLTAKDLNGNWLQIDQNSDGEIQIEEALNVSYYFDANLGAVTSFEGLNSFANLEYLTLAYNQVPTDLDLSGLDKLKYLFCYYNSLTGVNLEGCVSLETINLNLNYVTSLDVSELQALQILNCQNNYLTTLDISACSALNSLSCYNNSLSNLNINNGVNWIPFDGTSGNFIGFGNTSISQVCTNLASVPLIADYYSPYTSNVTDCTTLDSKESMVSEVKFYPNPAKDKIFFTEQMDEVAIYYFQKKLIVSKNSNELDLSELASGIYIVKMLVRGATIYSKLIKE